One genomic segment of Flagellimonas marinaquae includes these proteins:
- a CDS encoding cytochrome C oxidase subunit IV family protein: MAHEHKLEIFRGLLKFKSNTQKIWGVLIFLTIVTTIEVVLGIIKPRSLTHSFFLGMKLINWIFIILTLVKAYYIAWDFMHLRDEKTSLRRVIVWTPVFLICYLIFILLFEADYIYSVYKDGFITWNF, encoded by the coding sequence ATGGCACACGAACATAAACTTGAGATATTTAGAGGACTTTTAAAATTTAAGTCGAATACCCAAAAAATTTGGGGAGTGCTTATCTTCCTAACAATAGTTACGACCATCGAGGTTGTATTGGGTATCATCAAACCAAGATCATTGACCCATAGCTTCTTTTTGGGCATGAAGTTGATCAACTGGATATTTATAATCCTAACCTTGGTAAAGGCCTATTACATTGCATGGGACTTTATGCACCTAAGGGACGAAAAAACATCGTTAAGAAGGGTTATTGTATGGACCCCCGTATTCTTGATCTGTTATTTGATTTTTATTCTGCTTTTCGAAGCGGATTATATATACAGTGTTTATAAAGACGGGTTCATTACTTGGAACTTCTAA
- a CDS encoding SCO family protein: MPTGTNKKKKHTYIWVSAIILVFGIFAVYEITKRVKGDTIVENDRMSARLGKAEVGFIENQGEKRKVPAFSFYNQDSVLVTNKDFLGKVYVVDFFFTTCPTICPVMTKNLVAIQNTFSESGDFGIASFTINPRYDTPSVLTEYAEKYGVTDEDWHLMTGDQEKIYQLAQEGFYIFANEDEAAPGGFEHSGMFALVDKNGYIRSRKDQFGNPLIYYRGTITEEQGENSDGETQQITILKEDIKTLLKE; encoded by the coding sequence ATGCCGACAGGAACAAATAAAAAAAAGAAGCATACCTATATTTGGGTATCTGCAATTATTCTGGTCTTTGGAATATTCGCCGTTTACGAAATTACCAAGCGGGTAAAAGGTGACACTATTGTGGAGAACGATCGCATGAGTGCCAGGCTCGGAAAGGCCGAAGTAGGGTTTATAGAGAACCAGGGCGAAAAACGGAAAGTGCCCGCATTTTCTTTTTATAATCAGGATAGCGTGTTGGTAACCAATAAGGACTTTTTGGGAAAAGTCTATGTAGTCGACTTCTTCTTTACCACTTGTCCCACAATTTGCCCTGTAATGACCAAGAATTTGGTGGCGATCCAGAATACTTTTTCCGAAAGTGGGGACTTTGGTATAGCATCTTTTACCATTAACCCAAGATACGATACACCTTCCGTGTTAACGGAATATGCTGAAAAATATGGAGTTACCGATGAAGATTGGCATTTAATGACGGGCGATCAGGAAAAAATCTATCAATTGGCGCAAGAGGGCTTTTATATCTTCGCCAATGAAGACGAAGCAGCGCCTGGAGGGTTCGAGCATTCCGGCATGTTCGCCTTGGTGGACAAAAATGGGTATATTAGATCGCGTAAGGACCAATTTGGCAATCCGTTGATTTACTATCGCGGTACCATTACCGAGGAACAAGGGGAAAATTCAGACGGGGAAACCCAACAGATCACCATACTAAAAGAGGACATAAAAACACTATTGAAAGAATGA
- a CDS encoding DUF420 domain-containing protein: protein MTEDFSLKEKRYNRLITIVSIAIPLVVALLFGYKIPNAKPLSFLPPIYASINGLTAILLIAAIIAIKNGRQLIHRRLMMINIVLSALFLVMYVAYHMTSETTIFGGEGPIKFVYYFILMTHIVLSISVIPLVLITYSKVYLDDFESHRQWAKYTFPIWLYVAITGVLVYVMISPYYPY from the coding sequence ATGACCGAGGACTTTTCATTAAAAGAAAAACGTTACAATAGATTAATTACCATAGTATCAATTGCAATACCCTTGGTGGTAGCTTTGTTGTTCGGATATAAGATACCCAATGCAAAACCCTTATCTTTTTTACCCCCGATTTATGCAAGTATAAATGGCCTAACGGCGATTTTGTTGATAGCTGCCATAATTGCCATCAAGAATGGACGCCAATTAATTCACCGTAGATTAATGATGATAAATATTGTACTGTCTGCCTTATTTTTGGTGATGTATGTGGCATATCATATGACATCGGAGACTACCATATTTGGAGGCGAGGGCCCAATCAAGTTTGTGTACTATTTTATTCTGATGACCCATATAGTTCTTTCTATATCGGTTATCCCATTGGTATTGATCACCTATTCAAAAGTGTACCTGGATGATTTTGAAAGCCACAGACAATGGGCAAAATATACATTTCCCATTTGGCTGTACGTGGCTATAACCGGTGTTTTGGTCTATGTTATGATTTCACCCTACTATCCTTATTAA
- a CDS encoding ABC transporter permease, with the protein MFDLERWQEIFDTIRKNKLRTFLTGLSVASGIFILVILLGFGQGMRNGIEHEFKEDASTSVWVWPGVTSKEYKGLNPGRRIQLVNENYTRASAMFKDELEYGSSRIFVRGVSVNYGKEALIYGVQGVVSDFQFIENADMVEGRFINYQDEVSNGKVAIIGKKIKTDVFGAVDTPIGEFIDISGIPFKVIGVYREMEDREEERIYIPITTAQRTFNGGNRVNNMAFTLPAVENFDEAVAQAIDFKNGLSAYLQQSHTIAPDDTGALEVWSAMEEAKRYYGLTNNIKLFFWFVGVCTIIAGVVGVSNIMMIVVKERTREIGIRKALGAKPWSIIAMILHEAIFVTAISGFGGLIFSMALLEIVGPNIEVDYILNPSVNFNVAFSTVIVLIVAGALAGFIPAYRAAKVKVIESLRDE; encoded by the coding sequence ATGTTCGACTTGGAAAGGTGGCAAGAGATATTTGACACCATACGAAAGAACAAACTTCGCACATTTTTAACCGGACTTTCCGTAGCCTCCGGTATTTTTATTTTGGTAATATTATTGGGTTTTGGCCAAGGTATGAGGAACGGTATCGAACACGAGTTCAAAGAGGATGCCTCTACCAGTGTTTGGGTGTGGCCCGGTGTTACCTCCAAAGAGTACAAAGGCCTAAATCCCGGAAGACGAATTCAACTGGTTAATGAAAACTATACACGGGCGAGCGCCATGTTCAAGGATGAGCTGGAGTATGGGTCCTCACGAATTTTTGTGCGCGGGGTAAGTGTCAACTACGGTAAGGAAGCATTGATCTATGGTGTCCAGGGAGTGGTGTCGGATTTTCAGTTTATAGAAAATGCGGATATGGTAGAAGGGCGGTTCATTAATTACCAAGACGAAGTTTCCAACGGCAAAGTAGCCATCATCGGCAAAAAAATCAAAACAGATGTTTTTGGAGCGGTAGATACCCCAATAGGTGAGTTTATCGATATCTCCGGTATACCTTTTAAAGTGATCGGGGTGTACAGGGAAATGGAAGATCGAGAAGAAGAACGTATCTATATCCCCATAACAACAGCTCAAAGAACTTTTAATGGAGGCAATCGGGTAAACAACATGGCATTTACCTTGCCCGCTGTCGAGAATTTTGATGAGGCAGTGGCCCAAGCGATTGATTTTAAAAACGGACTTAGTGCCTATCTGCAACAATCCCATACCATTGCTCCGGACGATACTGGCGCCTTAGAGGTATGGAGTGCTATGGAAGAGGCCAAACGATATTATGGGCTTACCAATAATATTAAACTGTTCTTTTGGTTTGTGGGCGTATGTACCATAATCGCAGGAGTAGTCGGTGTAAGCAATATCATGATGATTGTTGTAAAAGAGCGAACCCGGGAAATTGGAATTAGAAAAGCATTGGGGGCCAAACCATGGTCCATAATCGCTATGATCTTGCACGAAGCCATATTTGTAACCGCAATTTCAGGATTTGGAGGGCTTATTTTTAGTATGGCACTATTGGAAATAGTTGGGCCAAATATAGAAGTGGATTACATTTTGAATCCATCCGTAAACTTCAACGTGGCCTTTTCCACAGTGATCGTACTGATAGTCGCCGGTGCTTTGGCTGGGTTTATTCCGGCCTACAGAGCAGCAAAAGTTAAAGTAATCGAATCTCTTAGAGATGAATAA
- a CDS encoding ABC transporter permease yields the protein MFNKDRWREIIEVLTSNVWRTIFTAFGVCWGIFILIVLLAAGKGLENGIKQDFGNIATNTMFMWTRATTKGYEGLPKGRRFEFKIDDVQAIRDNVPDLRFISPRNQLGGFGGNNNVVRGIRTGAYNVYGDYPEIINQDPMAVTSGRFLNYNDINEKRKVAIIGQGVKNDLYDKDEDAIGTYIKIQGVNFMVIGTYKKNNSGGGEEGQKEIFVPFTSFSQAFNRGEDVGWMAITANDGSSISQLKDKIVAEMKKRHKVHPEDTRAVGYFDLYEQYNRVESLFGALKAVAYIVGIMVLLSGIIGVSNIMLIVVKERTKEIGIRRALGEQPWSIKKQILMESIFLTLISGMVGIIFGSLVIFGINSLLDNVGPVDMFMSPSVSVGVVSGALTILMVSGLLAGFIPAQSAIRVRPIEALRTE from the coding sequence ATGTTCAATAAAGATAGATGGCGGGAAATTATCGAGGTGCTCACCTCCAATGTGTGGCGCACCATATTCACGGCATTTGGTGTATGTTGGGGCATATTTATCCTTATAGTGCTGTTGGCTGCGGGCAAAGGCCTGGAAAATGGCATAAAACAGGATTTTGGGAACATTGCCACGAACACCATGTTTATGTGGACACGTGCCACGACCAAAGGTTATGAAGGACTCCCGAAAGGTCGAAGATTTGAATTTAAAATTGATGATGTTCAGGCCATTCGGGACAATGTTCCCGACCTCAGGTTTATTTCTCCCAGAAACCAATTGGGCGGTTTTGGGGGCAACAATAATGTGGTCCGAGGAATCCGAACAGGAGCCTATAATGTTTATGGCGATTATCCAGAAATCATCAATCAAGACCCAATGGCCGTAACCTCCGGACGCTTTTTAAATTACAACGACATCAACGAAAAAAGAAAGGTGGCCATTATAGGGCAGGGTGTAAAAAACGATCTGTATGATAAAGATGAAGATGCGATTGGCACCTATATTAAAATACAAGGGGTCAATTTTATGGTGATAGGCACTTATAAAAAAAATAATAGTGGAGGGGGCGAAGAAGGCCAAAAAGAAATATTTGTGCCCTTTACCTCCTTTTCCCAAGCATTTAATCGTGGAGAGGATGTGGGTTGGATGGCCATTACGGCAAACGATGGTAGTTCCATTTCTCAACTTAAGGACAAAATTGTAGCTGAGATGAAGAAACGCCATAAAGTACACCCCGAAGATACCCGTGCTGTGGGCTATTTTGATTTGTACGAGCAATATAATCGTGTGGAGAGCTTGTTCGGAGCATTAAAGGCTGTTGCCTACATCGTCGGAATTATGGTGTTGTTGTCCGGAATAATCGGGGTGAGCAATATTATGCTGATCGTGGTCAAAGAACGCACCAAGGAAATCGGGATACGCAGGGCTTTGGGCGAACAGCCATGGTCCATAAAAAAGCAAATTTTGATGGAATCCATATTTCTGACCCTTATTTCGGGAATGGTAGGGATTATTTTTGGTTCACTGGTCATTTTTGGAATCAATTCCCTGTTGGACAATGTAGGTCCTGTGGATATGTTTATGAGTCCCAGCGTAAGTGTGGGCGTGGTAAGCGGAGCGTTGACCATATTAATGGTCTCAGGGCTTTTGGCAGGTTTCATTCCAGCTCAGAGTGCCATACGGGTAAGGCCCATAGAAGCCTTGCGAACGGAATAA
- a CDS encoding efflux RND transporter periplasmic adaptor subunit — protein sequence MKKSVTIVILLLIVIVFGGSMYYLYQKNAEDPVVYQTETPSTQTIVKKAVATGSILPLEEVLIKPNISGVIEEIYVEGGDYVKSGDLLAKIKVVPNLSALNDARNGIDEAKINLDDQKRNYERQSTLFGKGVISKTDLERAQVSYDQAKQAYAAANKRFDIVKTGTTSGLSSSANTMIRATVSGMVLEVPVEVGNQVIESNTFNEGTTIAAIADVDKMIFEGKVDESEVGKIKENLPLEITVGAIENKVFDAVLDYIAPKGKEENGAIQFEIKGTLKKSDTVFIRAGLSANASIILAKADSVLALKEALVQFDGDTKKPFVEVETADQQFERKDVELGVSDGIFVEVKSGVTAADKVKVWNALVEE from the coding sequence ATGAAAAAATCGGTAACCATTGTCATCTTGTTGCTCATCGTAATCGTATTCGGTGGCTCCATGTATTACCTATACCAGAAAAATGCCGAGGACCCGGTAGTATATCAGACAGAAACCCCTTCCACACAGACCATTGTAAAAAAAGCAGTGGCCACTGGCAGCATTCTTCCTTTGGAAGAAGTGTTGATCAAACCGAATATTTCCGGAGTAATAGAGGAAATATATGTTGAGGGTGGCGATTATGTAAAATCCGGAGATCTTTTGGCCAAAATTAAGGTAGTACCCAATCTCTCTGCCTTGAACGATGCCCGAAACGGAATAGATGAAGCCAAGATCAATCTGGATGATCAAAAACGAAATTACGAGCGTCAGTCCACCTTATTTGGCAAAGGCGTAATTTCTAAAACAGATCTCGAAAGAGCACAGGTTTCCTATGATCAGGCCAAACAAGCCTATGCGGCTGCCAATAAAAGGTTCGATATAGTTAAAACAGGAACCACGAGCGGTCTAAGTAGTTCGGCAAATACCATGATCCGGGCCACGGTGAGCGGAATGGTCCTGGAGGTTCCCGTAGAGGTCGGTAATCAAGTGATCGAAAGCAATACCTTTAACGAGGGGACCACAATCGCAGCAATCGCCGATGTGGATAAAATGATATTTGAAGGAAAAGTGGACGAATCCGAAGTCGGGAAAATTAAAGAGAACCTACCATTGGAAATCACTGTGGGAGCAATAGAGAACAAGGTTTTTGATGCTGTTTTGGATTATATTGCCCCTAAGGGCAAGGAGGAAAATGGTGCAATTCAGTTTGAGATCAAAGGAACCCTTAAAAAAAGCGACACAGTATTTATAAGGGCCGGCCTAAGTGCCAACGCTTCCATTATTTTGGCCAAGGCCGATAGTGTATTGGCGCTAAAAGAAGCCTTGGTACAGTTTGATGGAGACACTAAAAAACCATTTGTGGAGGTAGAAACCGCCGACCAACAATTTGAAAGGAAGGATGTGGAACTTGGTGTGAGCGATGGCATTTTTGTAGAGGTTAAGTCAGGGGTAACAGCTGCCGATAAGGTAAAAGTTTGGAACGCATTGGTAGAAGAATAA
- a CDS encoding ABC transporter ATP-binding protein: MIEIKDLHKSYKMGSNSLHVLKGINFKVEEGELVAIMGSSGSGKSTLLNILGMLDGADSGEYTLDGVPIKNLSETKAAQYRNKFLGFIFQSFNLINYKSAVENVALPLYYQKVPRKERQEKAMKYLERVGLKPWAGHLPSELSGGQKQRVAIARAMAAEPKVLLADEPTGALDSKTSYEVMDLIQKINDDGNTILVVTHEEDIAHMCKRIVHLKDGVIVEDKKIEQVRAEQYV, from the coding sequence ATGATAGAAATCAAAGATCTTCATAAATCCTATAAAATGGGGAGCAACTCCCTTCATGTTTTAAAAGGGATAAACTTTAAAGTAGAAGAAGGGGAGCTAGTCGCCATTATGGGGTCTTCAGGATCTGGAAAATCAACTTTGTTGAACATTTTAGGAATGTTGGACGGTGCTGATTCCGGTGAGTATACCTTGGATGGTGTGCCGATCAAAAACCTGAGCGAGACCAAAGCGGCGCAATACCGGAACAAATTTTTAGGATTTATCTTCCAGTCTTTCAACTTGATCAATTATAAAAGTGCCGTAGAGAATGTAGCTCTTCCACTATACTACCAAAAAGTTCCGAGAAAAGAACGTCAGGAAAAGGCCATGAAATATTTGGAACGAGTAGGTCTAAAGCCATGGGCGGGACACTTGCCCAGCGAACTTTCCGGTGGACAAAAACAAAGAGTGGCCATTGCACGTGCCATGGCTGCCGAGCCAAAGGTACTATTGGCAGATGAGCCGACCGGAGCCTTGGACAGTAAAACTTCTTATGAGGTAATGGATCTTATCCAAAAGATCAACGATGATGGAAATACCATTCTGGTCGTTACCCACGAAGAGGATATTGCACATATGTGCAAACGTATTGTGCACCTTAAAGATGGTGTTATTGTAGAGGACAAGAAAATAGAACAAGTAAGAGCGGAGCAATATGTTTGA
- a CDS encoding ABC transporter permease, whose protein sequence is MFDRDIWQEIFNTLKTNKLRTFLTGFSVGWAIFILVMLLASVNGMQNGFVGQFNDDATNSIFVRPGTTSKAYGGFEAGRRIQLKNDDLEYIKQSFPKDIEYISARYFSNTTARYKSETGSYSVQATHPDHQAIEKTVIVAGRYINEADVVNKAKVAVIGRKVAEDLFDKEDPLGKFVEFNGLPFRVIGIFTDDGDDNAERRIYAPVSTYQRIYGNTNHINMIALTYNPTYDLSKALEFSGRLEDLMKRRHKIDPEDQAGLYVWNYAQAFDDISSFTAVLKGIGIGVGFLILIAGIVGIGNIMVFTIKERTKEIGVRKALGARPRQIVNLVLLESVFITAISGFVGLLFAWMILAALGPMIEIPAFSNPSVELSTVVTATIILIIAGVLAGLLPAMKAANVKPIVALSDK, encoded by the coding sequence ATGTTTGATCGCGATATTTGGCAGGAAATATTCAATACGCTAAAAACCAATAAGCTTAGAACCTTTTTAACCGGTTTTTCGGTAGGGTGGGCCATATTTATCTTGGTTATGCTCCTGGCTTCGGTAAACGGTATGCAGAATGGGTTTGTGGGCCAGTTCAATGATGATGCCACCAACTCAATATTTGTGCGCCCCGGAACAACATCCAAAGCATACGGCGGGTTCGAGGCCGGAAGACGTATCCAGTTAAAAAATGACGACCTGGAATACATAAAGCAAAGCTTTCCAAAGGACATAGAATACATCAGTGCAAGATATTTTTCCAATACCACGGCAAGATATAAAAGCGAAACTGGTTCATATTCGGTACAGGCTACCCACCCGGATCACCAAGCCATAGAAAAAACTGTAATTGTTGCCGGTAGATATATTAATGAGGCAGACGTGGTCAATAAGGCCAAGGTTGCCGTAATCGGACGAAAAGTCGCCGAAGACCTTTTTGATAAAGAAGATCCATTGGGGAAGTTTGTGGAATTCAATGGTTTGCCGTTTAGGGTAATCGGAATTTTTACAGATGATGGTGACGATAATGCCGAAAGAAGGATCTATGCCCCGGTGAGTACATACCAACGGATCTATGGAAATACAAACCATATTAACATGATCGCCCTTACCTATAATCCAACATACGATTTGTCCAAAGCACTCGAGTTTTCAGGTAGGCTAGAGGATTTAATGAAGCGACGGCATAAAATAGATCCAGAGGACCAAGCAGGTCTATATGTTTGGAACTATGCCCAAGCTTTTGATGATATCAGCAGTTTTACCGCAGTTTTAAAAGGGATCGGTATTGGGGTCGGATTTTTAATTTTGATCGCAGGTATCGTAGGTATCGGTAATATTATGGTGTTTACCATCAAAGAACGAACCAAAGAGATAGGTGTGCGCAAAGCCCTTGGGGCAAGGCCACGTCAAATTGTGAACTTGGTGTTGTTGGAGTCCGTTTTTATCACCGCAATTTCCGGCTTTGTAGGGCTGTTGTTCGCTTGGATGATTTTGGCAGCCTTGGGCCCCATGATAGAAATACCGGCCTTTAGTAATCCATCCGTAGAGCTTTCTACCGTGGTTACCGCCACCATTATTTTGATAATCGCAGGAGTATTGGCAGGTTTGCTACCCGCCATGAAAGCTGCAAATGTTAAACCCATTGTTGCACTAAGTGATAAATAG
- a CDS encoding ABC transporter permease, with product MFRTFLTMLGVIFAMIILVLLLGSANGMSNGFNKLFAGTASNSLFVWGQSTSEPYKGFERGRRIRYKIEDADILKKQIPEIEVLAPRIELGSHRGIVTVYRNGQTSGSAVYGDYPEIDNITKKKLVEGRFLNQTDIDGSKKVCVIGEETYKLLFDKGENAIGQDIRINGIYFSVVGIYKPNNNINIDGENAVFIPFTTFQKAFNSGDRMGWMAIAVEDNTPVAFVEKQIKDILKAKYDIHPDDERAIGSFDMSEIFNNITAFTTVLKGFSFFVGIFTLLAGVIAISNILLITVKERTQEIGVRRALGATPVIVKRQIVVEAIVLTAFAGLVGFAISVGILSLLDAMFGSGDDFPFVKPMISVPQFVISFVLMVGLSVLIGLLPANRAVKIRPIEALREE from the coding sequence ATGTTCAGGACCTTCCTCACCATGCTCGGCGTAATTTTCGCGATGATCATCTTGGTGCTATTGTTGGGGTCGGCCAATGGTATGAGCAATGGTTTCAATAAATTGTTTGCCGGAACAGCATCGAACAGCTTGTTCGTTTGGGGCCAATCGACCTCCGAACCCTATAAGGGTTTTGAGCGTGGCCGTAGAATCCGATATAAGATCGAAGATGCCGATATCCTTAAAAAACAGATACCGGAAATAGAGGTGCTTGCACCACGTATTGAGCTGGGAAGCCATAGGGGCATAGTTACCGTATATAGGAACGGCCAGACCAGTGGTTCCGCTGTGTACGGTGATTATCCGGAAATAGACAACATTACCAAAAAGAAATTGGTGGAAGGGCGTTTTCTTAACCAAACCGATATAGATGGCTCAAAAAAAGTATGTGTAATCGGTGAGGAGACGTACAAACTTTTGTTCGACAAGGGTGAAAATGCCATAGGGCAGGATATTCGGATCAATGGCATATATTTTTCCGTAGTAGGAATCTACAAACCGAACAATAACATCAATATTGATGGTGAGAACGCTGTATTTATTCCTTTCACCACCTTTCAAAAAGCATTTAATTCTGGAGATAGGATGGGGTGGATGGCCATAGCTGTTGAAGACAATACTCCGGTGGCATTTGTAGAAAAGCAGATAAAGGACATCCTTAAGGCAAAATATGACATACACCCGGACGATGAACGGGCCATAGGCAGTTTCGATATGTCCGAAATATTCAATAACATAACAGCTTTTACCACAGTATTGAAAGGTTTTTCATTTTTCGTGGGCATATTTACCCTATTGGCTGGGGTGATCGCCATTAGTAATATTCTTTTGATCACTGTTAAGGAACGTACACAAGAAATAGGGGTAAGGCGAGCTTTGGGAGCTACCCCAGTAATCGTAAAACGTCAGATTGTTGTGGAGGCCATAGTATTGACCGCCTTTGCAGGTCTGGTCGGATTTGCCATTTCTGTCGGGATATTATCACTGTTGGATGCGATGTTCGGCAGTGGTGACGACTTTCCGTTCGTAAAACCAATGATCAGTGTGCCACAATTTGTCATATCATTTGTTTTAATGGTGGGGCTTAGCGTGCTCATTGGATTGTTGCCGGCCAATAGAGCCGTAAAAATCAGGCCGATCGAAGCATTAAGAGAAGAATAA
- a CDS encoding efflux RND transporter periplasmic adaptor subunit: MNKYVKYALIGVVVIGILAAVVYFLKQNSTPVELYKTETAEKKDIVNKVIVTGKVIPEDEINIKPQISGIIDKILLEEGMRVKSGDLIAVIKVVPNEQSLNQAAGRVRNAELALNNAKLEYDRNKTLFDRGVISNQDYNNLKLTYEQAMQELKNAQADYQIIRKGSAGGSASANTNIRATVSGTILEIPVKEGDQVIQSNNFNDGTTVATIADMNKMIFEGEVDEAEVGKLHVGMPLEISLGALEEQKFDAKLKFIAPKGVEEEGAVQFKIEGDLDVKESDSTSYVRAGYSANASIVLEEKKDVLSLKEALLQFDKETEKPYVEVEVGENEFERRDLELGVSDGIDVEIVSGIGENDKIKVWNKLERKSDED; the protein is encoded by the coding sequence ATGAACAAGTATGTAAAATACGCATTGATAGGGGTAGTGGTCATAGGTATTTTGGCCGCTGTAGTCTACTTTTTAAAGCAGAACAGTACTCCTGTAGAGCTGTATAAAACCGAAACAGCAGAAAAGAAGGACATTGTAAATAAAGTCATCGTAACCGGAAAAGTAATTCCTGAGGACGAGATCAATATCAAACCTCAAATTTCGGGAATTATAGATAAGATCCTTTTGGAAGAAGGTATGCGGGTAAAATCCGGTGATCTGATCGCGGTAATCAAAGTGGTTCCCAACGAACAATCCTTAAATCAAGCAGCAGGGAGGGTCCGTAATGCGGAATTGGCATTGAACAATGCCAAGTTGGAGTACGACCGTAACAAGACCTTGTTCGATAGAGGCGTGATCTCCAACCAAGATTACAACAATCTAAAGTTGACCTACGAGCAGGCCATGCAGGAATTAAAAAATGCGCAGGCCGATTATCAGATCATAAGAAAAGGTTCCGCCGGAGGTTCTGCCAGTGCAAATACCAATATTAGGGCCACCGTTTCGGGTACCATTCTTGAAATTCCCGTAAAAGAAGGTGATCAGGTAATCCAGAGCAACAATTTTAACGATGGTACCACGGTTGCCACCATTGCCGATATGAACAAAATGATCTTTGAAGGGGAAGTGGACGAGGCCGAGGTAGGAAAACTACATGTTGGAATGCCTTTGGAAATTAGCCTAGGTGCCTTGGAAGAACAAAAATTCGATGCCAAGCTCAAGTTTATAGCGCCCAAAGGCGTTGAGGAAGAAGGAGCCGTGCAATTTAAGATAGAAGGTGATCTCGACGTAAAGGAAAGCGACAGCACTTCTTATGTAAGAGCAGGATATAGTGCCAATGCATCAATAGTGCTGGAAGAAAAGAAAGATGTATTGTCCTTAAAAGAAGCTTTGTTGCAATTCGATAAAGAAACCGAAAAACCCTACGTGGAAGTAGAAGTGGGCGAAAATGAATTCGAGAGAAGGGATCTCGAGTTAGGGGTAAGCGATGGAATAGATGTCGAAATAGTTTCAGGTATTGGAGAGAATGATAAAATTAAAGTCTGGAACAAGCTTGAACGAAAATCTGACGAAGACTAA